One Bremerella sp. JC817 genomic window carries:
- a CDS encoding PepSY-associated TM helix domain-containing protein, giving the protein MRSDEKKPRGRNWYATSAKWTRWLHTYLSMISFATLLFFAVTGLTLNHPTWLGADQTVIRDEEGAFPTEEMTGELDKLAIAEELRERHKLKGKVAEFEVSDFDCMVTYKSPGYVADVFIDRESGKYTVSETTSGVIAVLNDLHKGRDSGAKWSWVIDISAILLVLVSVTGLVLLLFLKRQRMPGLVVTVLGTVLLVLAWLWGVP; this is encoded by the coding sequence ATGAGGTCTGACGAAAAGAAGCCTCGCGGGCGTAATTGGTACGCGACGAGTGCCAAGTGGACGCGGTGGCTGCATACGTACTTGTCGATGATCAGCTTTGCCACGTTGCTCTTCTTTGCCGTGACAGGGCTCACGTTGAACCATCCAACCTGGCTCGGGGCCGATCAAACGGTCATTCGTGACGAGGAAGGTGCGTTCCCCACTGAAGAGATGACCGGCGAACTCGATAAGCTGGCCATCGCCGAAGAGCTTCGCGAACGCCATAAGCTAAAAGGGAAAGTCGCCGAATTCGAGGTCTCGGACTTCGACTGCATGGTGACCTACAAGAGCCCAGGCTACGTGGCCGATGTCTTTATCGATCGCGAGTCTGGCAAGTACACCGTCAGCGAAACGACCAGCGGCGTGATCGCCGTGCTGAACGATCTCCACAAAGGACGTGACTCCGGCGCGAAGTGGTCGTGGGTAATCGACATCTCGGCAATTTTGCTGGTGCTGGTTTCTGTCACCGGATTGGTGCTGCTGCTGTTCCTCAAACGGCAGCGAATGCCTGGGCTGGTCGTGACCGTCTTGGGAACCGTGCTGCTCGTGTTGGCCTGGCTCTGGGGCGTGCCGTAA
- a CDS encoding DUF2271 domain-containing protein, which produces MLKTCCSAFFCLTLVCVATRSQAENFQFLHENVLGTSLQLVIDSQDEATAKSVEKRALEEIDRLNAILSRYYRQSELMQWQAGSTTEVSSELWQVLSQAEQWRRTTNGAFDVRSQAISELWEKADATAKAPSDGQRQQLVRQLSAAPYQLAQPNHATTNGLLPLSLDGLAKGYVLDAVCQVVQQEFPEVQDFVVNIGGDLRKLGEAPLELSIENPRNAAEGAKPLQHFIATQPLAMATSGNYRRFVNAGGRQVSHIFDPRTGLPAESILSATVICQNAMDADALATAISVLGAEEGLALIENLSHTECCIVTANGNVVTSSGWPLGHLTTSPLAMVLKVEEETKQGLFVDFSIDRPEGGRRYRRPYVAMWLEDEDGYPVKTGILWLQTEQPGPRWHRDLTRWFRSDRIRKTVENTDLVNTISGATRGPGKYDAHFDGTDNLGKPLKPGQYTLCLEVAREHGTYQLIRESIEWGNTPIAEKKLEGNVEVGSMSYRFVPTTSEAGK; this is translated from the coding sequence ATGCTGAAAACTTGCTGCTCTGCCTTCTTTTGCTTGACGCTCGTCTGCGTGGCGACGCGTTCCCAGGCCGAAAACTTCCAGTTTCTCCACGAAAACGTGCTCGGCACCTCGCTGCAACTGGTGATTGATAGCCAGGACGAAGCGACCGCCAAGAGCGTGGAAAAGCGAGCCCTGGAAGAGATCGACCGGCTCAATGCGATCCTCAGTCGTTATTACCGCCAAAGCGAATTGATGCAGTGGCAAGCAGGCTCAACCACGGAAGTTTCCAGTGAACTGTGGCAGGTCTTGTCGCAAGCGGAACAATGGCGTCGAACGACCAACGGTGCGTTCGACGTTCGTTCGCAAGCGATCTCGGAGCTCTGGGAAAAAGCCGACGCCACGGCCAAGGCTCCCTCGGATGGGCAACGTCAACAGTTGGTTCGTCAATTGTCCGCGGCCCCTTATCAACTGGCGCAGCCAAACCATGCCACCACCAACGGATTGCTTCCGTTGAGCTTGGATGGTCTGGCGAAGGGTTATGTGCTGGACGCCGTTTGCCAGGTCGTTCAGCAGGAATTCCCTGAGGTCCAAGACTTCGTCGTCAACATTGGTGGCGATCTCCGCAAACTGGGGGAAGCTCCTCTCGAGCTTTCGATTGAAAACCCACGCAACGCTGCGGAAGGGGCCAAACCGCTGCAACACTTCATCGCAACACAACCTTTGGCGATGGCCACCAGCGGAAACTATCGCCGCTTCGTGAATGCCGGCGGTCGCCAGGTTTCGCACATCTTCGATCCCCGTACCGGGCTTCCGGCGGAAAGCATTCTGTCGGCCACGGTCATTTGCCAGAACGCCATGGACGCCGATGCCTTGGCAACCGCGATCAGCGTACTGGGAGCCGAAGAAGGCCTGGCATTGATCGAAAACCTTTCGCACACCGAGTGCTGCATCGTCACCGCCAACGGCAACGTGGTGACCTCGAGCGGCTGGCCATTGGGGCACCTCACTACTTCGCCCCTGGCCATGGTACTGAAGGTGGAAGAAGAGACGAAGCAAGGTTTGTTCGTCGATTTCAGCATCGATCGCCCCGAAGGTGGTCGCCGTTATCGTCGACCTTACGTCGCCATGTGGCTGGAAGATGAAGATGGCTACCCAGTCAAAACAGGCATTCTCTGGCTGCAGACCGAACAACCAGGTCCCCGCTGGCACCGCGACTTGACCCGCTGGTTCCGCAGCGATCGAATTCGCAAAACGGTCGAAAACACCGACCTGGTCAACACCATCTCTGGGGCAACGCGTGGCCCAGGCAAGTACGACGCTCACTTCGATGGCACCGACAACCTTGGCAAACCGCTCAAGCCAGGCCAATACACCTTGTGCCTGGAAGTGGCTCGCGAACATGGTACTTACCAGTTGATTCGCGAATCGATCGAGTGGGGCAACACGCCGATTGCCGAGAAGAAGCTGGAAGGCAACGTCGAAGTCGGTTCGATGTCGTATCGCTTCGTCCCGACCACTTCGGAAGCAGGCAAGTAG